A single genomic interval of Mucilaginibacter boryungensis harbors:
- the rnr gene encoding ribonuclease R, producing MSKKKHNSSIKQVLTKMVMDVFEKNGNKPLNYKQIAGALNVHDDDARRVILDILKDEAFAGNLKEVSPGKFQLLELKTFIEGKVDLTNDGSAFIVTDDPDENDIFVAPRKLRNALNGDWVKVYVYAKSKGKRKEGEVIEIIKRFKTEFTGIVKLSERFAFFVPDDRKMMHDIFIPLSDLNGAKNGIKAVAEITEWPTEAKNPIGRIKQVLGAQGENDTEMNAILAEYGFPTQFPKEVEEESEAIPDIISEAEIAKRRDFRKTLTITIDPFDAKDFDDAISFKKLDNGNYEVGVHIADVAHYIVPDSALDKEAFDRATSVYLVDRVIPMLPERLSNGLCSLRPKEDKLCFAAVFELDEQAHVLKEWYGKTVIHSDRRFTYEEVQEIIEAQEGEYSEEILTLNALAYKLRDAKFKNGAISFETTEVKFKLDEKGKPIGVYVKERKDAHKLIEDFMLLANRKVAEYVSKLGKGKHKYTFVYRAHDSPNPETLGNFAQFAARFGYRINTKSDREIARSLNFLMSDVEGKKEQNVLTHLAIRSMAKAIYTTKSSSHYGLAFDHYTHFTSPIRRYPDVMVHRLLFHYLNGGQSANAEHYEKLCVHSSAMEKKAADAERASIKYKQAEYLKDNVGSVYAGIISGVTEWGMYVEIIENKCEGMIRLRDISDDFYTLDEKNYAIIGQRKKKVYQLGDEVRIRVKNVDLTKKQIDFSLVQD from the coding sequence ATGTCCAAAAAGAAACATAATTCTTCCATAAAACAGGTACTTACCAAAATGGTAATGGACGTTTTTGAGAAGAATGGAAATAAACCACTGAACTATAAACAAATAGCCGGCGCCTTAAACGTGCATGATGATGACGCCCGCCGGGTAATACTTGATATACTGAAAGACGAAGCCTTTGCGGGTAACCTGAAAGAAGTATCGCCGGGTAAATTCCAGCTACTGGAACTAAAAACCTTTATTGAGGGTAAAGTTGACCTGACTAACGATGGATCGGCCTTTATTGTTACCGATGACCCCGATGAGAACGATATTTTTGTTGCCCCGCGCAAACTAAGGAATGCATTAAACGGTGACTGGGTAAAAGTTTACGTTTATGCCAAAAGCAAGGGCAAACGTAAAGAAGGCGAGGTTATAGAAATTATTAAGCGCTTTAAAACTGAGTTTACCGGCATTGTTAAACTATCTGAAAGGTTTGCATTTTTTGTACCCGACGATAGAAAAATGATGCACGATATTTTTATCCCGCTTAGCGATTTGAACGGGGCAAAAAACGGCATCAAGGCAGTTGCTGAAATTACCGAATGGCCAACCGAAGCTAAAAACCCCATCGGTCGTATTAAGCAAGTGCTGGGCGCGCAGGGCGAAAATGATACGGAGATGAACGCCATCCTTGCCGAGTATGGCTTCCCTACACAATTCCCAAAAGAAGTGGAAGAGGAATCCGAGGCTATACCGGATATCATCAGTGAAGCGGAAATTGCTAAACGCCGTGATTTTCGTAAAACTTTAACCATTACTATTGACCCATTTGATGCCAAGGACTTCGACGATGCGATATCCTTTAAAAAGCTGGATAACGGCAATTATGAAGTTGGTGTACACATTGCCGATGTAGCGCATTACATTGTCCCTGATTCCGCTTTGGATAAAGAAGCGTTTGACAGGGCCACCTCGGTTTACCTGGTTGACCGGGTAATACCAATGCTGCCCGAAAGATTATCCAACGGCTTATGCTCGTTACGACCCAAAGAAGATAAGCTTTGTTTTGCCGCTGTATTTGAATTGGACGAACAAGCACATGTGCTAAAAGAATGGTACGGTAAAACAGTCATCCACTCCGACCGCCGCTTTACCTATGAGGAAGTACAGGAAATAATTGAGGCACAGGAAGGTGAGTACAGCGAGGAAATTTTAACGCTAAACGCTTTAGCCTATAAACTACGCGATGCTAAATTTAAAAACGGGGCCATCAGCTTTGAAACTACCGAGGTTAAATTTAAGTTGGACGAAAAGGGCAAACCTATTGGCGTATATGTAAAAGAGCGTAAAGACGCCCATAAACTAATTGAGGATTTTATGTTGCTGGCTAACCGTAAAGTAGCCGAATATGTGAGCAAGCTGGGCAAAGGCAAACACAAGTATACCTTTGTGTACCGCGCGCACGATTCGCCAAACCCTGAAACACTGGGCAACTTTGCACAGTTCGCGGCCAGGTTTGGGTACAGGATAAATACGAAATCGGACAGGGAAATTGCCCGTTCGCTCAATTTTTTAATGAGCGATGTGGAAGGCAAAAAAGAACAAAATGTATTAACCCACTTGGCTATCCGTAGTATGGCCAAGGCTATTTATACCACTAAAAGCAGTAGTCACTACGGGTTGGCGTTCGATCATTATACGCACTTCACCTCGCCTATCCGCCGTTATCCGGATGTAATGGTGCACCGGTTGCTATTCCATTATTTAAACGGCGGCCAAAGCGCTAATGCCGAGCATTATGAAAAACTATGTGTACACAGTTCGGCCATGGAGAAAAAGGCCGCTGACGCAGAGCGTGCATCTATTAAATATAAACAGGCCGAATACCTGAAAGATAATGTGGGCAGCGTTTATGCAGGCATTATTTCGGGTGTTACCGAATGGGGTATGTATGTAGAGATCATAGAAAATAAATGCGAGGGCATGATACGCTTGCGCGATATTAGCGACGATTTTTATACCTTAGACGAGAAAAACTACGCCATTATTGGTCAGCGTAAAAAGAAGGTTTACCAGTTGGGCGACGAAGTACGCATCAGGGTTAAAAATGTAGACCTGACCAAAAAACAGATAGATTTTTCTTTAGTGCAGGATTAA
- a CDS encoding Type 1 glutamine amidotransferase-like domain-containing protein, protein MKLLLTSSGISNPSIQNALISLLDKPIEESNALFVPTGMYPFPGGPQYVWKAMNGELGSGMCQLGWKSLGLLELTTLPAIQKEVWVKALKETDALLVWGGDPLFLSYWLKESGLAEVISSLDHLVYVGVSAGSIATSKLFGESYSNMPNTIAQPQTLQTLQFDTFESAFVTAEGAGFVDFAIIPHYNNEKHRDACGVNAATWAAMLPVPVYAIGEQTAIKVAGRTIEIVSEGEWKAFNQAT, encoded by the coding sequence ATGAAACTTTTGCTCACCTCCAGCGGTATATCCAATCCAAGTATTCAAAACGCGCTTATAAGCCTTTTAGATAAACCCATCGAAGAAAGCAACGCTCTTTTCGTTCCTACTGGGATGTACCCGTTTCCCGGTGGCCCGCAATATGTATGGAAAGCCATGAATGGTGAATTGGGCTCGGGTATGTGCCAATTGGGCTGGAAATCATTAGGCTTGCTGGAGTTGACGACATTACCCGCTATACAAAAAGAGGTTTGGGTAAAAGCACTAAAGGAGACAGATGCGCTTTTAGTTTGGGGCGGTGACCCGCTATTCCTGAGCTACTGGCTAAAGGAATCTGGCTTGGCCGAAGTTATTAGTTCGCTGGATCATTTGGTTTATGTTGGGGTTAGTGCCGGTAGTATAGCGACCAGCAAACTGTTTGGCGAATCTTATAGCAACATGCCAAACACCATCGCACAGCCGCAGACCTTACAAACCTTGCAATTCGACACCTTTGAAAGCGCCTTTGTTACCGCCGAAGGTGCGGGTTTTGTAGACTTCGCGATCATTCCGCATTACAACAATGAAAAGCATCGCGACGCCTGCGGTGTTAACGCAGCCACTTGGGCAGCTATGCTGCCAGTACCGGTTTACGCCATTGGCGAGCAGACTGCCATTAAGGTAGCAGGCCGCACCATCGAAATTGTCTCTGAAGGGGAGTGGAAAGCATTTAATCAAGCTACATAG
- a CDS encoding ABC-F family ATP-binding cassette domain-containing protein yields MLTLQNISYIHPDKELLFSGIYLSLNNKEKIALIGNNGSGKSTLLKIIAGELQPSAGQVKADTMPYYVPQIFGQFDQLTIAEALKIHDKLSALKAILTGNGTEKHFNDLNDDWTIEERCRDALNHWQLKELDPDQKLATLSGGQKTKVFLAGIDIHQPELILLDEPGNHLDIKARELLFDFIRSTSRTLLVISHDRKLLNLFDKVCLLDKNGITTYGGNYDFYATQKEIEMQALDHDLRSKEKALRQAKDKEREAIERQNKLDSRGKNKQEKAGVARIMMNTLRNNAENSTAKLKGVHTEKISGLKQEYHELRSSLPDINKIKLDLNNSDLQAGKLLSGASEINFSYGSVNVWQKNLSFELRSAERVLLKGANGSGKSTLIKIILGLLEPQKGALKKQQIKAVYIDQDYSPVDGRLNVYELAQSFNDAALQEHEIKIRLNRFLFGKENWDKPCSALSGGEKMRLMLCCLTISNQSPDLIVLDEPTNNLDIRNIDILTRAINDYKGTLIVVSHDEYFVEQIGLHRTIELK; encoded by the coding sequence ATGCTTACGTTACAAAATATTTCATATATACATCCTGACAAAGAGCTGTTGTTTAGTGGCATTTATTTGTCGTTAAACAACAAAGAAAAAATTGCGCTCATCGGCAATAATGGTTCTGGCAAATCTACGCTGCTTAAAATAATTGCCGGAGAGCTACAGCCTTCTGCCGGACAGGTAAAAGCAGACACAATGCCCTATTATGTACCGCAGATATTTGGTCAGTTCGATCAATTAACCATCGCCGAAGCGTTAAAGATACACGACAAGCTTTCAGCGTTAAAAGCGATCCTTACCGGAAACGGAACAGAAAAGCATTTTAACGATCTTAATGACGATTGGACGATCGAAGAACGTTGCCGCGACGCTTTAAACCATTGGCAACTGAAAGAACTTGATCCTGACCAAAAACTTGCGACATTAAGCGGCGGCCAGAAAACCAAAGTCTTTCTGGCAGGAATTGATATTCATCAGCCCGAACTTATTTTACTGGATGAGCCTGGCAATCATTTAGATATCAAAGCAAGGGAGCTGCTATTTGATTTTATCCGTTCCACATCGCGAACACTATTGGTCATTAGTCATGACCGGAAACTGTTAAATCTTTTTGACAAAGTTTGCCTGCTTGATAAAAACGGCATTACTACCTATGGCGGCAACTATGACTTTTATGCAACACAAAAGGAGATTGAGATGCAAGCCTTAGACCACGACCTGAGAAGTAAAGAGAAAGCTTTACGTCAGGCTAAGGACAAGGAACGGGAAGCTATAGAACGACAAAATAAACTGGATTCGAGGGGCAAGAATAAACAGGAAAAGGCCGGTGTTGCCCGCATCATGATGAATACGCTGCGAAATAATGCCGAAAACAGCACCGCCAAATTGAAGGGCGTACATACGGAGAAGATCAGCGGATTAAAGCAGGAGTACCATGAATTGCGTTCGTCTTTGCCAGACATAAACAAGATAAAACTTGACCTGAACAATTCTGATCTTCAGGCGGGGAAGCTGTTAAGCGGCGCCAGCGAAATTAACTTTTCTTATGGATCGGTAAATGTTTGGCAGAAGAATCTGAGTTTCGAGTTGAGAAGTGCTGAGCGGGTATTGTTAAAAGGGGCAAATGGATCGGGTAAAAGCACGCTTATTAAAATTATCCTTGGACTGCTTGAGCCGCAAAAAGGGGCGTTGAAAAAACAGCAAATCAAAGCGGTATATATCGATCAGGACTATTCGCCGGTTGATGGCCGGTTAAACGTGTATGAACTGGCGCAATCATTTAATGACGCTGCTTTGCAGGAACATGAAATAAAAATAAGACTGAATAGGTTTTTGTTCGGCAAGGAAAACTGGGATAAGCCTTGCAGCGCTTTAAGCGGTGGTGAAAAGATGCGGCTAATGCTTTGCTGCTTAACCATTAGTAACCAATCACCCGATCTGATCGTTTTGGATGAGCCCACTAATAATCTGGACATTCGGAATATTGATATTTTAACAAGAGCCATTAATGACTATAAAGGAACTTTAATCGTTGTATCTCATGACGAATATTTTGTGGAACAAATTGGATTACACAGAACAATAGAATTGAAATAA
- a CDS encoding YdeI/OmpD-associated family protein codes for MENLDPKIDAYIEKAPTYAQPVIRHLRQLIHRAAPQVTEVMKWGHPHFDYKGPFMGIGAFKEHMGLNFWKSTLMDDPAGLFATAEKGAAGSIGKIRSIADLPADDVLLSYIHNAVELNEKGIKLAPPKKKPIEKAELEVPADLIEAFKANTNAMQQFEKFSPSAKKEYLQWLAEAKSADTRAKRLETMIEWVAEGKTRNWKYKK; via the coding sequence ATGGAAAATCTGGACCCTAAAATTGATGCATATATTGAAAAGGCACCAACCTACGCGCAACCTGTTATCAGGCACCTGCGCCAGTTGATACACCGAGCGGCGCCGCAAGTTACCGAAGTAATGAAATGGGGGCACCCGCATTTTGATTACAAAGGGCCGTTTATGGGAATAGGTGCCTTTAAAGAACATATGGGGCTAAACTTTTGGAAAAGTACCCTTATGGACGACCCGGCAGGTTTGTTTGCTACTGCCGAAAAAGGTGCAGCCGGAAGTATCGGTAAAATTAGATCGATAGCTGATTTACCGGCTGACGATGTTTTGTTAAGTTATATCCACAATGCCGTAGAACTGAACGAAAAAGGTATAAAGTTGGCCCCACCAAAAAAGAAACCAATTGAGAAAGCCGAACTGGAAGTCCCTGCCGATCTAATTGAAGCTTTTAAGGCCAACACAAATGCCATGCAGCAATTTGAAAAATTTAGCCCATCAGCAAAAAAGGAATATCTGCAATGGCTGGCCGAAGCAAAAAGTGCCGATACCCGCGCCAAACGACTGGAAACCATGATAGAATGGGTAGCCGAAGGTAAAACGAGGAATTGGAAATATAAGAAGTGA
- a CDS encoding YciI family protein: MKKILWLILLLITVSAKAQTPAAKTNALYDEALAKKLGADDYGMHKYIMAFLKTGPTKIADKAKMAEVQMAHLKNISKLADDGKLVVAGPFMDRGDVEGIFIFDVNTIEEAKALTETDPAIRAGVLVMELRPFYCSAALMEVTKIHKKLAKKNFID, encoded by the coding sequence ATGAAAAAAATATTATGGCTTATCCTGCTGCTTATTACCGTTAGTGCAAAAGCCCAAACACCGGCAGCCAAAACTAATGCCTTGTATGATGAAGCCCTGGCCAAAAAGCTGGGTGCCGATGATTACGGCATGCATAAATACATTATGGCTTTCCTGAAAACCGGCCCCACAAAAATTGCCGATAAAGCTAAAATGGCCGAGGTGCAAATGGCACATCTTAAAAACATCAGCAAACTGGCCGACGATGGTAAACTGGTAGTAGCCGGCCCGTTTATGGATAGAGGGGATGTAGAGGGGATATTCATTTTTGATGTGAATACAATTGAAGAAGCAAAAGCATTGACAGAAACCGATCCGGCTATAAGGGCGGGCGTGCTGGTTATGGAATTGCGCCCATTCTATTGTTCGGCAGCTTTAATGGAAGTGACTAAAATTCATAAGAAACTCGCGAAAAAGAACTTTATTGATTAA
- a CDS encoding polyprenyl synthetase family protein — protein MKDLQELQNIILQAVKDLKYPSQPPDLYEPISYILSLGGKRLRPALVLMACDAFGGDVKKAVKAALAIEVFHNFTLMHDDIMDKAPLRRGQVTVHERWNQNVAILAGDAMMVEANKLMLQVPDAILRQVMDIFNDTAAGVCEGQQFDMSFESRDRVSADEYINMIRLKTAILLGGALKIGALIGGASTKDADLIYTFGEQLGIAFQLQDDILDVYGDPDKFGKQVGGDILSNKKTYLLIKALESAREGDAAGLQQWLDNISADPQQKVAAVTAIYNNLQIREQAEQAMQAYATKAFAAFDSIDLPNANKQYLRGFADSLLVREY, from the coding sequence ATGAAGGACTTACAAGAACTACAAAACATCATACTACAGGCGGTTAAGGATTTGAAATACCCAAGTCAACCGCCCGATCTTTACGAACCTATTAGCTACATATTATCCTTAGGCGGCAAGCGCTTGCGCCCTGCCCTGGTATTAATGGCTTGCGATGCCTTTGGTGGTGATGTGAAAAAAGCTGTTAAGGCTGCATTGGCTATAGAAGTGTTTCACAATTTCACCTTAATGCATGATGACATTATGGACAAGGCGCCCCTGCGCCGGGGCCAGGTTACCGTGCACGAACGCTGGAATCAAAATGTAGCTATACTTGCCGGCGATGCCATGATGGTAGAAGCCAACAAACTGATGCTGCAAGTGCCCGATGCTATTTTGCGCCAGGTAATGGATATTTTTAATGATACCGCTGCCGGTGTTTGCGAAGGCCAGCAATTTGACATGAGCTTTGAAAGCCGCGACCGGGTATCAGCTGATGAGTATATTAATATGATACGCCTTAAAACCGCCATACTATTAGGAGGAGCCTTAAAAATAGGCGCGCTGATTGGTGGCGCCAGCACTAAGGATGCCGATTTGATCTACACCTTTGGCGAGCAATTGGGTATTGCCTTCCAGCTACAAGATGATATTTTAGATGTATATGGCGACCCTGATAAATTTGGTAAGCAGGTAGGCGGTGATATTCTGTCAAACAAAAAAACTTACTTACTGATAAAGGCACTCGAATCAGCCAGGGAGGGCGATGCTGCGGGGTTACAGCAATGGCTGGATAACATCTCTGCTGATCCGCAACAAAAAGTGGCCGCGGTAACGGCTATCTACAACAACCTGCAAATAAGGGAACAGGCCGAACAAGCTATGCAAGCCTATGCCACAAAAGCTTTCGCCGCGTTTGATAGTATCGATTTGCCCAATGCCAACAAACAATACTTGCGCGGCTTTGCGGATAGTTTGCTGGTGAGGGAGTATTAA